The Agrobacterium vitis genomic sequence GAAAAATGTATATGTGGGCTGCTTGGTGCCGTGTCTCTTAAGACGGGACGTGGCACCGCGCTAAGAGCCGATGCGCATGTCGTTTGTTCGCGTCACTAGCTCCGCGGGTTCGACACTTAGCGCCTGCGCCATCTGGCCGAGGACTGTGACCGTCGCAGACATTTCGGCGCGTTCGATTGCCCCAACGTGCCGCACGCTCAGGCCCGTTCTGTGCGCGAGTTCCTCTTGCGTCAACTTTTGAGCATGACGTATTCGACGCAGATTGATCGCCATGACCTCTTTGAGATCCATGACGAGAGCGGAGCCTGAAAAGGAACTATTATTCCAGGAACTATAGTTCCGATTCGACGTAGCACATGATATTGCTAATCCGGCTTGCCGCTCGCACCATGGGACGGCCAAAGGAGCTTATGAGAGACACATCCAGCATTATCGCCTAAACGGCTGTTGCTCGCAGGGTTTTCGTTCTAAGCGTTCAGGTGATGAAAAGGGAGGGAAACGGGTGAACGACGTGAACTCGTCTGAGACCAACGACGAAACAAGAAAACGCCGATCCTGTTTCGATTCTATGGAGAAGTCAGAACTGGAGGCTCTGGCGATCGCTGCGATCAAAGAGCACCGCAGGCTTATTGTTGCCGACGAAGCTGTCTACGAAGAGTGGACCCGCGCATCATCTGATCCGGCGGTGTCGAGCGCCATACTCGAAAGCTTGCAGCGAGAATATACCGCGCGCCAAGACAAGTCCGCAGCTCAGCAGGAAGAACTTTCGGAAATCATCGATGCGCTCGGCTACGTCCCTGACGTTCCCCCGGATGCCGATGATTGACGCTATAGCAAGCCGTGGTCCTTGGCGATCGCGACGAGGTGGGGAACGGTCGCCGCTTCCAGCTTCTCTCGCGCCTTATCCAGGTAGTGTTGCACTGTCCTCGGATTAATCCCCGTCAGGATCGCGGTTTCCGGCGCTGTTTTCCCTTTCGCCGCCCATTTCAGGCACATTGCCTCTCTTGGTGAAAGCAACCGCTTCGGTGGAACAATTGTGGTCGCAGCAAGCATTTTCAGGCGGTAATGGACCGCCAGAACGGCACGGATCGCTTTGTGGCAGTCTTGAAGCTTCGAAATATCCGCAGCCTGGGCTGAAGACGCAAACGTCAACATCATCGTCGAGCCGAAACTGCCTTCGACTGGTATCGTCACCCCACTGCGAATGCCATGATTGACCGCCTGGTCCCGAAACCGCCTGAGTTCAGAAGATCCACGAGCAGGCCAATCGTCTGCTGTCCACGGAAAGATCTCCATGCGAGTCTTCGCTTCCCAGACCACCGGGTCGATGCGGGAATAGTGGCTTTCAAGATAAACACCCTGCCATTCTTCCGGATAAGAGTTGAATGTGCGGATTTCCGATCCCTCTGTCTCCAAATATGCAAACCGTTCAAAGCCACAAGCGTGTGCGAATGTCTTTAAAGCACTTTTGATCATCCGCTCGTCATGCGCGGCTTCTGTCATATCAATGAGTGAGCGAAGGTCACCGTCCACTGACTTGTCTCCTACTGAGCAGCTGTAGGCCCCCATCTGGCCCTATTCGCGTCGCAAGATTTTGAGAAGTGCTGTGGCTGCCAAGAGACTGGTTTGTTGCCGCGGCAGCGCACCCGCCTTGGGCGCGAAGCGTACTCAGGATCGTTGCGCCGCTTAGATTTACTCAGCTTCTGCGAGTATTCCAAGCCCCAAAGACATAAAACATGACAATTTGTTACTGGTTTATTGCCGCACCGATCCGGACTCGGAATGCCTGGCGAACGACGCGACTTAACCCCGATAGTTTGACGGGAAAATAATGTCCTGATCGACCAGGACGTTGAACTTGTACCCCGGACGGATGTTAATCGTTGGCTGAACGTTCAGATTTTTCGATATGGTCTCTTCCGCAACGCGACCGAAGCTTTCGGCAAAATTTCGCCGTGCTGCGTCGGAGGCTGTATCCTGCGTCGCCAGCGTTGAACTCTGAGGCATCGACATATCGATCCCGGTTCCGATCAATGCCACCAGCGCTGCTGAGCCGAAAGTCCTCCACAGATGGCGGTCGACCTTGTCGCGGAAGCCGCCATATCCTTCGGCATCCGTGCCGGCCATGCCGCCGATCTGCAGAGTAGAACCATTCGGGAAAATAAGGTCCGTCCAAACCACAAGAACCCGTTCCTGGCCAAACGATACCTTGGAATCGTAGCGGCCGAACAGCTTTGCACCTTGCGGGATGAGAAGCCGGTAGCCAGTGGCACTGTCATAGACATTCTGGCTTACCTGAGCGGTAATGCGTCCCGGCAGGTCAGAATTTAGTCCGGTGATCAAAGTAGCGGGAATGACCGAGCCTCGCTTCAATTCATAAGGTGACATCTGTGGAATGACCTGATTTGGCAGGTACCCGAGATCCTTGATGTCCTGATTGAAGAAATCCTCCTTCGTTCCTTGACCATTCTGGTCGACGTTCTGTCCCATCAAGCCGGATTGCAGGGCCGCAGCATATAGATCGGACGTGCTGTTCGCTGCTATGGTGGTTGGCTGTCGACCGGCGTCATTCTTGGTATTCGCGGGAGTCTCAATATCCGAGACGTCAACCTTCAGCGGCGAATCGAGTGCCGTTGCACGAGCCTGAAGGCGGGCCATGCGTTGGCGCTGCGCCTCGCGCATATATTGTTCGTCCTGCTCTCGCTTCAGGCGAGCCTTCCACTCCTCCTCAGATTCCAGCATTCGCCGACGGTCTGGTCGCTCAATTGGTTGGCGCTCAATGACCGGTTCCTGCTTCTCCGTTTTTTCCACCACGACAGGTGTTGGCTGGAACACCTCCTGTTTTTCCGGCTCACCGATAATGCCATCGGTGACGCCCCGCTTGAGTTGATCCCCGAAACTCGTCGCCGGGCTGTTCGAAGCGTCATCGATATTGCCACGATTGAAGGAAAGTCCTCGCAGTGACAGACCAATCACGACAACCCCGATAAACACGACAGTGACAATGATTGCTATTATGATCGGCAAGCGGTTGAGCCGCCGCATGCCATTCTGTTCGTCTGCTTGGCTTGACGTGCCGAGTTGGAGAGATTGGGCCATCTTGAACTCCGTCAGTTGCGCTGCATGATCGAAAGCGGACTGGCTGGCGTCGCGCCGCCCGCAGTCGGCGTATATGCACGGCTCAGAGCGATTGAGGGGGTTGAGACCCGGGCCAGGATTTGTCCCTCGAATCCCTCGATCGCATAAGCGAGCTCAACCGACTTGGTGTCTTTCGCGACCTTGCCATCCGCGATGAAGCTGTAGCCCCAGCCTTTCAGGGCCGCTTCGAGAGCAACTGCGAACTCCGATGCATCCCTCTCCATTCTAATTGTCGTCGTAGACCCAGCCAGGCCGATCTGTTCAGCCAAACGGCTTGCCATGTCGCCGGCGATGGCGCTCGCGGCCGGTGCGGTGATGGCCACCGGGGTGGAACTGGTGGTCAGCGCTTCGTCATGCGTCTGGCAACCGGAAAGTAGGGCGGCCGCGGCGAGAAATGCGACTAACTTGTGCATGGTTCAGCCTCCCCGCCGGATAGTGATTTTCTGCTGCCGCCAACCGACACCAGAAACAAGGATGGCCTTGTCGATCGCATAGTCGACAGTCATCGCATCGTTCTTCATCCGGTAATTGACGATGCGATTTTGACCGCCCGAGACGACGAAGAGCACTGGTGCATCCTGACCGGCGATCGACTTCGGAAACTGGATGTAGGTCTTCACCCCGTCCGAATAGACCCGCTTCGGTTTCCACGATGCGCTGCCGCTCACCGAGTAGGAGAAGTTCAGCTTGTCCGGCGCAGTGCCTGGAATGCCGCCCGTTTCGAGCCGGGAATTGATGTCGGCTAGCTTGGTGGAAACATCTTCCGGATACTCGAACCCGACGCGCGCCATGTACTGGCTTGGATGAGACTTGAGTTGGATATGATAGGTGCGCCGTGACGTTGTCACAATCATCGAGGTGAGAAGGCCTGGCTCCGATGGCTTGACGATGAGGTGGATCGCCTGTCCGCCTGTCGCACCTGAGGTTGCCGGCTCTACCTTCCACCGCACCGTATCGCCGACGAGGACGTCGCGAACGATCTCGCCACCCTGAAGTTCGATGTCGCAGACCTGTAGAGGAGAGCAGACGACGGACGGCTGGGTCTCGCCGAACAGAAAAATGACCTTTCCGTCCGGACCTGTCGTGACCAGCCCCGGCGTGCCGCGCCACTTTCTGGAAAGATTTGTTCCCTTCACCTCGTTACTCGTCATGCTTTGCGCCTGCGCGCCTGCCGCAAGCAAGAGTCCGGCCATGCAGCCGGCGGCTGCGATCAATCTCGTTTTTTTCATTGATAGAATCCCTGCCCTTAAAGCTGTGCCGTCCAGTCAAAATCCCGGACGTAGAGGCCGATCGGATTGAGGCGGATCGTCGCCTCATCCTGTGGCGCGGTGATCGTCACCGTTGCGATCCCGCGGAACCGCCGGGTGCCGGTTTCCTTGCCCTTGCGGTCCCGCTCGTATTCCGTCCAGTCGATCTGATAGGTCTGGTTCGAGAGCGCCACGATGTTGTTGACCTCGATGGCAACTGTCGAAGACTTAGCCTTCTCGAACGGAGAATTACCTCGAAACCAGGCGTTGACCTTCTCGGTCGACGGGTCGGACGTGCGGAGAAGCGCGTAGGTACGGTCGATATATTGCTTCTGCACCACCGCATCCGGCGTGATCGAGCGAAAGCTCGTGACGAAGTTGCCGAGCGTGGCGCGCACCACGCGCACATCGGCATATTCGATCTGCTGCGGAAAGCCTGATGTGACGGCGGTCCCGAGCTTGTCGACCTCGACGATGTAAGGCACCAGCCTTACCTGCGTGCTCAGATACATCGCATAGCTGAAGCCGATCACCGCCATGGCCAGCCCAAGGACTCCGACGATGCGCCATGCGGCGGCCGCCTTCACATAAGAGCCATAGCGTTCCGTCCATTCCTGGCGAGCGGCAAGATACGGGTTTTCCGGGGCGCGGTTTGCGGCCATTTTTTCTTCCCTTGTTTCGATTATGGTTTGTCGTTGCGTTCGGGAAGAGGTTTCGGTCCGCTGTGACCGCCACGCTGTTCATCGAGCTTCGCATTCGCCAACCCGAGAATGGACCCCGCATAGGCGCCGGGAGAACCGATCGCTTTTTCCTTCGCGGCCGATCCCGCAGCCTGTGCGCCGGAAGTGAAACTCGCGCCCATGCCGCGCAGAGCAGCGCCAGCGACCGATGAGCCACCAGCGCGTGCCGCTTGAGCGGCCGCAAAACCCGCGCCCGCCGCGCCAGCGGCGAGGAATCCAGCGCCCGCAGCGAAAGACGCCGCCTGGCCGCCGTGGCGGATCGCTTCCATTCCTCCGGACACCGATGCGCCCTGCACAACGCCCTGCATAATGTTCGGGACGTACATGGCGATAATGAAAACGACGACGGCGATTCCAGCGATGGCGAGAGCGGTCTGAAACTGGTCGCCGATATCGGGCTGATTGGCGAGGCCGATCAGCACTTCGGAGCCGATGCGGGAGATCATGACAAGTGCCATGAGCTTCATTCCGACGGAGAAAGCGTAGACCAGGTAGCGGACCGCAAAATCCTTGGTGAAGGACGATCCGCCAAGGCCGAGCATGATCATGCCAGCGAGAAGCCCGATATACATTTCGACCATGACCGACACGAAAATCGCGGCGACAAGAGAAAACGCGATAACCGTCACGACCATCGCGAACGCCGCTGAGATTGCCAACGCGTTATCTTCGAAGAGACCGAACTGTACCTTCTCCGACATTTTCGTTGCCACTGTGAGACCGGCGTTGAACACGTCAGCTGGTGACGCCGTCCCTCCCCCCGCGCCGATCTGGAAGAGGCTATCCACGACCGCCTTGGCGAACGTCGGTCCTTGCGCGAGTACGAAGGCAAAGAATCCAACAAACATGATCCGCCGCACAAGTTCGGCGAACCAGCTATCCAACGAGGCGGACTGGATTGCCAGCCAGACGGCGGCAATGCCGATCTCGATCGTCGCGAGGATCCAGAACAGAGATCTCGCAGCATCCATGACGGTAGTTTCCCACCCCTTCGCTGCAGCTGTGATCTGGCTCTGGAGCGACGTCAGTACTGACCCTTCCTGCGCAAGGGCCGGCTGGGCCGCGACCGCCGTAAAGGCGGCAAAGAGCATGGCGGCCCGTAGCTGATGAAGTGTCGTCGTAACGGTCATCTTCTCACCATTCGACTTTCATCTTTTCGCCACCGGATGTGGGGTGGTCGCTCGACGAGCCGAAGAACTTCACCCTGCGTTCCTGAGTTTCCTGCTTTTCGGAGATCAACAACCAAATGCCGGCGCTGCCCGCAGCCAGAATCGTTGCGATTGCAATCAGAGTTGCTTTCGTTCTCACCATTCCACCTTCATCTTTTCGCCGCCTGAGGTGGAGGGAGCCGTCGCACCGAAGAATTTCTCGCGCCTAGCCTGTGCCAGATCCTTGTCGGTCTGTTCGGTCTGCAGCCAGGTTCCCATCATCGTCATCTGCTGTGAGACGAGGCCGCGAAGCTTTTGCGTCTGCGCGACCTGCTGAGCGGCGATCTCATGCCCTACCTGCAAGGCCTTCATCTGTCCGTCAGCCGACTCGGACATCGAACGCAGCGAGGACATGGTATCTTCCTCGCTATCGAATTGGTCGGCCGTGAGGCTCGCTGCCTTCAGCGAGCTGGCGATGGTATCGCGGTTGGTGTCCGACCAGGACTGGTAGGTCGAGGAGAACGTTGCGTTATCAGGCAAATTTGTCTTCAGGTCAGCGTAACTTTGGAAGCGCTGCTGAAGAACATCGTCGGCGTTGCCCATGGAAAATGAGATGCTTTGACCCTTCTCGACGATACTGCGCAACTGGTTGAGATCGCTTTCGACCTCTCCCCAGACATGCTCAGGAAGCTGCGCTGTGTTTTGCAGCATGTTCTCGTAGATTTTCAGCTGATTCTGGATCTGCTCTGCAAGCTGACTGATTTGGGTCAACTGATTGTCGACCTGGATTCCAGAGCTTTTCATGAGGTCTACAAGCTGCGCGTTGTTGGCGAGCTGTGTCCATTCTGTCGCGGCGCCGGTAGCTGAACCGGCTTGTACCGAACCTTGGTTGACGGCCGTGAGGGCGGCGGCCGCCGCGAGGATGGCGAACCATTTATTCTTACTTGAGTAGCGATGCGGCATCGTAAACTCCTCTCGTTTCAAGCCAGCGGATCGGCCATTCACGGCCATGTTCGGATTTAAGGGCGCGGATTCGTTTGAGATCCTCTTTGCCCGCCGCGCCGACAAAACTCAGCGCGACTGGCCCAAGCGACATGTCGAAGAGCCGTCGGCCCTCTGGCGTGGCGACGTAGTATTCGCGCTTTGGTGTCGCGGTTGCTACGATCTCGATCTGCCGCTCATTGAAGCCGATGCGCTCGTAGAATTCGCGCGTCCCGGACTCGCGAGCGGCGCCGTTCGGAAGACAAATCTTGGTCGGGCAGGATTCCTTCAACACGTCGATGATACCGGAGCGCTCAGCGTCCGAGATCGACTGGGTCGCAAGGACGACAGCGCAATTCGCCTTGCGCAGAACCTTGAGCCACTCTCGAATTTTGTCGCGGAAGACCGGGTGACCCAGCATAAGCCACGCCTCGTCGAGCACGATCAGGCTCGGCGAACCATCCAGACGCTTCTCGATCCGCCTGAATAGGTAAGTCAGCACCGGCACAAGATTACGCTCGCCCATGTTCATCAGCTGCTCGATCTCAAAAGTCTGGAAGGCGCCGAGTGTGAGGCCATCCTCTTCCGCATCCAGCAACTGACCCATGGGGCCATCGACGGTGTAGTGGTGCAACGCGTCCTTGATCTCGCGCAGCTGAACGCCGCTGACGAAATCCGAGAGCGAGCGACCGGATGCACTCGCCATGAGGCCGATCTGCCGAGAAATAGCGTTGCGATGATCGGGTGTGATCGTGACACCCTGGAGACCAACCAGCATCTCGATCCATTCTGTCGCCCAGGCGCGGTCGGCGTCACTTGTAAGTTCGGACAATGGGCAAAAGGCCAGCGCTCTCCCCTCTTCGGCGTTGTCGCCGCCGATCTCATAGTGATCGCCACCGGCTGCGAGCGTTAGAGGTAGAAGTGAACTGCCTTTGTCAAAGGCGAAGATCTGCGCATGTTCGTACCGGCGAAACTGCGCAGCGATCAGAGCTAGAAGCGTCGACTTGCCGGAGCCGGTCGGACCGAAGATCAGTGTGTGGCCAACATCATCGACATGCAGGTTCAGACGGAACGCTGTCGAGCCGCTCGCAACCTGCATCAAGGGCGGTGAATTCGGCGGGTAAAACGGACATGGGGAGATCGGGCTTCCGGACCAGACCGAGTTCAGTGGGATCAAGTCGGCGAGATTGCTCGTGTTGATCAGCGGCTCACGGATGTTGCAATACCAGTTGCCGGGAAGGCTACCGAGATAGGCGTCAGTGGCGTTCAGAGTTTCGATGCGCGCTCCAAAGCCTTCAGCTTGGACCAGTCGCCGGATTGCTTCGGCCTTCTCCTGCAGTGCCTCGCGATCGCTGTCGAACAACACGACGACGGGCGTGTAATAGCCATAGGCAACAAGCTTCGATGAGGCCTGCGCGATCGCATCCTCGGTTTCAGCGACCATGGTCATTGCGTCTTGATCGACTGAGCGGCTTTGTGTCTGGAAGATCTGGTCGAAGAACGGCCGGACCTTCTGCTGCCACTTCTTGCGTGTGCGTTCCAGCTTTTGCCGGGCCTCCTCGGCATCGAGGAAAATGAAGCGCGATGACCATCGATAGGTCAGCGGCATAAGGTCGAGGCTATTCAGAATACCTGGCCAGCTTTCGGCTGGCAGACCATCGATCGCGACGAGGCCGAGGAAACGGTTTTCGACCTTTGGCGTCAATCCGTGCTCAAGCTCCGCGGTGGCAATCCAGTCGAGATACATGGGAACATCGGGAAGCCGGATCGGATGGCTTTCGCCAGTGATGCAGAATCGGGCGAACTGAAGGAGCTCGTCGTAGCGAGCAACCCTCTCCCCTCCCCTCTCGATCGTTTCGCGGGTTTCCATTCGCCGGATCGAAAGCGTATTGGCAAAGTACTGCTCAAGCTCTCGTATTGCGCTCTTGAACACGAAGAGCACCGTGTCCGCGTAAGACTTTTTCCGGCTCTCTTCATCGGAATAGATATATTTGCTGAGAGAGGTCCTCTTGGACTCGAGCGGCCGATAGGTGAGGATCAGGGCATGCTTGCTCTCGAAATGTCCCTGCTCACGTGCGAAATGTGCGCGCCGCTCGGCATCGATCGCGCGGGTCACCGGGTCGGGAAAGTGACAACGGTCTTCCGACGGATAGTCGACTGTGGGAATGCGGATGGCCTCGACCTGGATCATCCAGCCGCTTCCAAGCCGCGACAGGACGGCATTGATCTGCCTGGACAGTTCGTTGCGCTCCAGATCGGTCGCGCTTTCGGAATCTGGTCCCGCGAAGTACCATCCGGCCATCAGGCTCCCGTCCTTTAACAGGAGGACACCGTTGTCGATGAGCCCGGCATAAGGAACGAGATCGGCAAAGGAGGGACCGGTCACCCGGAAGCGCTTGAGAGCTACCATGGCTTCCTCCTCAATACCGTCGCCAGGGCGAAGTGGTCGCCTTGTAGGTGGGCTTGTAGGAAATGTGCCTGATATAGACCTGCCGCATGAGCGGATCGGACTTGGCCATCATCCTCAGCGCCCCGACGATGACGATCCACACGGCGATGCCGAAGAGCGCCGAATAGACCGTGAGGACAACGAAAATCAGGATCACGGCCGCAAGGCCGGTGATCAGCACCAGTTCCCGGTCGGCGCCCATCAGCAGGTTCGGGCGAGACAGCGCGCGATGGATGCGGTTACGCCGCAGACCGGACAGGGACTCAGCCATGGTCTCCCTCCCCTCCTCTGTCCGGACCAGTTGATGTGAACGGCTCGTCGGCTAGCCCGATCGACGCACCGGTCGCACCGAACAAACCGACGATGTTGGTGGCGCCGAGAAGAATACCGGCGACGAGGACGACGTAGACAAGGCGCCGCGCAAAGTCGTTCAACTCACCCCCAAATATGAGCATGCCGCCGGCAATCGCCACCGCTGCAAGCGCGATCGCACCCGCAACAGGGCCGGTGATCGACTCCTGGATCTGCTGCAAAGGACCTTCCCATGGTAGGCCGCCGCCAGAACTCGCGAACGCCGGCGCGACGGAGGCAAGGACGATGGGTGCCGCCAGGAGCATAATGGCGATGAATGGCTTGTTATGCGACATGGCGAGCCTCCTGTTCTTCGGTAAGCTGCTCGGATTCGATCTCGTACCGTCCGTTGATGAACCGCTCGACCTGGATGATGTCGCGGACAATTCGCCCGCGCGGCGTCCGCTCGATCGAAATGATCAGGTCGACCGCTTCGCCGATCACCTCGTGCATCGGCTGCTGGCTTGCTTCAGCGGTCAGCTGTTCGAAACGGCGAAGCGCCGACATGGCGGTGTTCGAGTGAATGGTTGCCACGCCCCCGGGATGACCGGTGTTCCAAGCTTTCAGCAGCGTCAGAGCCGCGCCGTCGCGGACCTCGCCCACGACAATCCTGTCGGGACGCAGACGCATGGTACTCTTGAGCAGTCGCCCCATGTCGATCGTATCGCTGGTATGCAAGAGAACGGCGTTGTCGGCTGCGCACTGGATTTCCGCGGTATCCTCAAGAATCACGAGACGATCCTCGGGAGCGGATTTGACGATTTCGTGGATCACCGCGTTCGCAAGCGTCGTCTTACCCGACCCCGTCCCACCGGAAATGATGATGTTCAGCCTCGCCGAGATGGCACTTCGGATCGTGGCGGCCTGGTATTCGGTCATCACACCTGTGCGAACGTAGTCTTCGAGCGGAATGAGGCGTGAAGCGCGGCGCCGAATGGTGAAAGCGGGCTTGGCGACAACTGGAGGCAATAACCCCTCGAAGCGGTGACCGCCGATTGGCAGTTCGCCCGAGATGATCGGTTGTTCCGTGTCCACTTCCGACTGAAGGGCATGCGCCACGGTCCCGATGACCATTTCCGCAGCGGCAGACGACATCTCACCGGCCGGCGCAACGCCATGGCCGAGTCTTTCGATGAACAGTTTGCCGTCCGGATTAAGCATGATCTCGACGACGGTCGCGTCGTCAAGGGCAACGCAAAGCTGATCACCGAGCGCTTCCTGAAGTTTGCGGACAAGCCGGGGATGAGAGCGAAGCTGGTTCACAGTTGTCTCCTTAGGCTACCTGGCTGAGAGGGGTGAATTCAGAACGGTAATCGGAGGGACGGAGCCTCTTGAACGTGTCCGCGTCGGCGGGTAGCGTGCCAGCCACCGCCATCGTCACGCCGATCTTCTTTGGTTCGCTCAAACGTAGCAAAGGCCATCCGACGCGGGCGAGGATTCGCTCAAACCGAAGATCGGTTACCGTGACGATCTCGGTGTAGCCATTCGCCATGCACCATTCGACGATGGCTGCGAACATGGTCAGCGTTGCCTCGTGGACTGAGCCGCTACCTCTCCCCTCCGCGAGAGCAGTATCAACGCAGAACCGGGAACTCTCGATCATTGCGGCATGAGCGCTGAGCTGACCGTCGGGAAGAAGCGAGGGGAAAACATCGGCCACCATCGTTGGACCAAGCGCCGGAAGAAGTCTCGCGCACCCCGCCAGTTGGCCGGTCTCGGCGATGGCGAGAACATAGGTGGGTCGAAGCGCGTCAAAGCCATCCGACTCACACCCTGCCCTTACATCGACCTCCCAGCCCAGCCGATCGAAAAAAACCCGCGCACGAAGCTGGTAATGGAGGTGAAGGAGGTGAGCCTCTTGAATCGTCCGGGGCAGCGAGAACGCGAGAACCTGCATGAATTTTTCTCCGTCGTTATTAGACGGGGGAAATCAGCACAGATTCGGAGGCCTCGGCAGTTGTATAATCCTACAACTCGAGGGGTGAGTCGCAGGCTTCTCACGGAGGTTGTTCCGTGCCGCCTCTTTTTCGAACGCGGTTTGGGCGCGAGGCTTTGTAGGATTCACAGTAA encodes the following:
- a CDS encoding helix-turn-helix domain-containing protein, giving the protein MDLKEVMAINLRRIRHAQKLTQEELAHRTGLSVRHVGAIERAEMSATVTVLGQMAQALSVEPAELVTRTNDMRIGS
- the trbI gene encoding IncP-type conjugal transfer protein TrbI; protein product: MAQSLQLGTSSQADEQNGMRRLNRLPIIIAIIVTVVFIGVVVIGLSLRGLSFNRGNIDDASNSPATSFGDQLKRGVTDGIIGEPEKQEVFQPTPVVVEKTEKQEPVIERQPIERPDRRRMLESEEEWKARLKREQDEQYMREAQRQRMARLQARATALDSPLKVDVSDIETPANTKNDAGRQPTTIAANSTSDLYAAALQSGLMGQNVDQNGQGTKEDFFNQDIKDLGYLPNQVIPQMSPYELKRGSVIPATLITGLNSDLPGRITAQVSQNVYDSATGYRLLIPQGAKLFGRYDSKVSFGQERVLVVWTDLIFPNGSTLQIGGMAGTDAEGYGGFRDKVDRHLWRTFGSAALVALIGTGIDMSMPQSSTLATQDTASDAARRNFAESFGRVAEETISKNLNVQPTINIRPGYKFNVLVDQDIIFPSNYRG
- the trbH gene encoding conjugal transfer protein TrbH; its protein translation is MHKLVAFLAAAALLSGCQTHDEALTTSSTPVAITAPAASAIAGDMASRLAEQIGLAGSTTTIRMERDASEFAVALEAALKGWGYSFIADGKVAKDTKSVELAYAIEGFEGQILARVSTPSIALSRAYTPTAGGATPASPLSIMQRN
- a CDS encoding conjugal transfer protein TrbF, whose translation is MAANRAPENPYLAARQEWTERYGSYVKAAAAWRIVGVLGLAMAVIGFSYAMYLSTQVRLVPYIVEVDKLGTAVTSGFPQQIEYADVRVVRATLGNFVTSFRSITPDAVVQKQYIDRTYALLRTSDPSTEKVNAWFRGNSPFEKAKSSTVAIEVNNIVALSNQTYQIDWTEYERDRKGKETGTRRFRGIATVTITAPQDEATIRLNPIGLYVRDFDWTAQL
- the trbL gene encoding P-type conjugative transfer protein TrbL, giving the protein MTVTTTLHQLRAAMLFAAFTAVAAQPALAQEGSVLTSLQSQITAAAKGWETTVMDAARSLFWILATIEIGIAAVWLAIQSASLDSWFAELVRRIMFVGFFAFVLAQGPTFAKAVVDSLFQIGAGGGTASPADVFNAGLTVATKMSEKVQFGLFEDNALAISAAFAMVVTVIAFSLVAAIFVSVMVEMYIGLLAGMIMLGLGGSSFTKDFAVRYLVYAFSVGMKLMALVMISRIGSEVLIGLANQPDIGDQFQTALAIAGIAVVVFIIAMYVPNIMQGVVQGASVSGGMEAIRHGGQAASFAAGAGFLAAGAAGAGFAAAQAARAGGSSVAGAALRGMGASFTSGAQAAGSAAKEKAIGSPGAYAGSILGLANAKLDEQRGGHSGPKPLPERNDKP
- a CDS encoding autoinducer binding domain-containing protein, with the protein product MDGDLRSLIDMTEAAHDERMIKSALKTFAHACGFERFAYLETEGSEIRTFNSYPEEWQGVYLESHYSRIDPVVWEAKTRMEIFPWTADDWPARGSSELRRFRDQAVNHGIRSGVTIPVEGSFGSTMMLTFASSAQAADISKLQDCHKAIRAVLAVHYRLKMLAATTIVPPKRLLSPREAMCLKWAAKGKTAPETAILTGINPRTVQHYLDKAREKLEAATVPHLVAIAKDHGLL
- the trbK gene encoding entry exclusion protein TrbK, translated to MVRTKATLIAIATILAAGSAGIWLLISEKQETQERRVKFFGSSSDHPTSGGEKMKVEW
- a CDS encoding conjugal transfer protein TrbE, yielding MVALKRFRVTGPSFADLVPYAGLIDNGVLLLKDGSLMAGWYFAGPDSESATDLERNELSRQINAVLSRLGSGWMIQVEAIRIPTVDYPSEDRCHFPDPVTRAIDAERRAHFAREQGHFESKHALILTYRPLESKRTSLSKYIYSDEESRKKSYADTVLFVFKSAIRELEQYFANTLSIRRMETRETIERGGERVARYDELLQFARFCITGESHPIRLPDVPMYLDWIATAELEHGLTPKVENRFLGLVAIDGLPAESWPGILNSLDLMPLTYRWSSRFIFLDAEEARQKLERTRKKWQQKVRPFFDQIFQTQSRSVDQDAMTMVAETEDAIAQASSKLVAYGYYTPVVVLFDSDREALQEKAEAIRRLVQAEGFGARIETLNATDAYLGSLPGNWYCNIREPLINTSNLADLIPLNSVWSGSPISPCPFYPPNSPPLMQVASGSTAFRLNLHVDDVGHTLIFGPTGSGKSTLLALIAAQFRRYEHAQIFAFDKGSSLLPLTLAAGGDHYEIGGDNAEEGRALAFCPLSELTSDADRAWATEWIEMLVGLQGVTITPDHRNAISRQIGLMASASGRSLSDFVSGVQLREIKDALHHYTVDGPMGQLLDAEEDGLTLGAFQTFEIEQLMNMGERNLVPVLTYLFRRIEKRLDGSPSLIVLDEAWLMLGHPVFRDKIREWLKVLRKANCAVVLATQSISDAERSGIIDVLKESCPTKICLPNGAARESGTREFYERIGFNERQIEIVATATPKREYYVATPEGRRLFDMSLGPVALSFVGAAGKEDLKRIRALKSEHGREWPIRWLETRGVYDAASLLK
- the trbG gene encoding P-type conjugative transfer protein TrbG, coding for MKKTRLIAAAGCMAGLLLAAGAQAQSMTSNEVKGTNLSRKWRGTPGLVTTGPDGKVIFLFGETQPSVVCSPLQVCDIELQGGEIVRDVLVGDTVRWKVEPATSGATGGQAIHLIVKPSEPGLLTSMIVTTSRRTYHIQLKSHPSQYMARVGFEYPEDVSTKLADINSRLETGGIPGTAPDKLNFSYSVSGSASWKPKRVYSDGVKTYIQFPKSIAGQDAPVLFVVSGGQNRIVNYRMKNDAMTVDYAIDKAILVSGVGWRQQKITIRRGG
- the trbJ gene encoding P-type conjugative transfer protein TrbJ translates to MPHRYSSKNKWFAILAAAAALTAVNQGSVQAGSATGAATEWTQLANNAQLVDLMKSSGIQVDNQLTQISQLAEQIQNQLKIYENMLQNTAQLPEHVWGEVESDLNQLRSIVEKGQSISFSMGNADDVLQQRFQSYADLKTNLPDNATFSSTYQSWSDTNRDTIASSLKAASLTADQFDSEEDTMSSLRSMSESADGQMKALQVGHEIAAQQVAQTQKLRGLVSQQMTMMGTWLQTEQTDKDLAQARREKFFGATAPSTSGGEKMKVEW
- a CDS encoding transcriptional repressor TraM, with protein sequence MNDVNSSETNDETRKRRSCFDSMEKSELEALAIAAIKEHRRLIVADEAVYEEWTRASSDPAVSSAILESLQREYTARQDKSAAQQEELSEIIDALGYVPDVPPDADD